One Coffea arabica cultivar ET-39 chromosome 5e, Coffea Arabica ET-39 HiFi, whole genome shotgun sequence DNA segment encodes these proteins:
- the LOC113722758 gene encoding B3 domain-containing protein REM5-like produces the protein MWNHQHSMRNHLSRSKKDTTVHEKDAKKGGRITINGLTLQDPSIECRGRDHTSVSGSKMRSGCATNNQQRLSPRFCRELYEKIPEQAFLESRKGFREVTIGKRSNGLLTLGGEGWKSFIHDHELKFGDFMVFEHTGGMVFKTYVFDPSACEKDYSSAGSENLTTNKVPCAQPLTLPNVAGIKEEEAEGAVGPYNPHFRITINRSNLRRNVLTIPSKFVKSKYLNQKTSVTLRNASGGEWQVKLAAYRTGSKAAYYTKVVMAKGWGDFHMSNQLKIGDVCLFELDRSTALGSPSNAVMNVQVMSNNIPSTS, from the exons ATGTGGAATCATCAACACAGCATGCGAAATCATCTTTCGAGAAGCAAGAAGGATACAACAGTCCATGAGAAAGATGCAAAAAAAGGCGGGAGGATAACTATCAATGGCTTGACACTGCAAGACCCGTCAATAGAGTGCAGAGGCAGAGACCACACAAGTGTCTCCGGCAGCAAAATGAGAAGTGGTTGTGCAACAAATAATCAGCAG AGGCTTTCTCCACGTTTCTGTAGGGAGCTGTATGAAAAGATTCCAGAGCAAGCGTTTCTAGAAAGCCGCAAAGGGTTTCGGGAAGTTACAATAGGCAAACGCAGCAACGGGCTACTAACCCTCGGCGGGGAGGGTTGGAAGAGTTTCATCCATGATCATGAACTAAAATTTGGAGATTTTATGGTTTTTGAACATACTGGTGGGATGGTGTTCAAAACATACGTATTTGACCCTAGTGCTTGTGAGAAGGACTACTCTTCTGCGGGTTCTGAGAACTTGACAACAAACAAAGTACCTTGTGCTCAACCTCTTACTCTTCCCAATGTTGCAGGCATCAAGG AGGAGGAAGCGGAGGGAGCAGTAGGGCCTTATAATCCCCACTTCCGTATAACAATAAATCGAAGTAATCTCCGCCGCAACGTCTTG ACTATCCCTTCAAAATTTGTGAAGTCCAAGTATCTGAATCAGAAAACTAGCGTGACCCTCCGGAATGCTTCTGGAGGTGAATGGCAAGTGAAACTTGCAGCTTATAGAACTGGCTCTAAAGCTGCTTATTATACAAAAGTTGTCATGGCAAAAGGCTGGGGTGACTTTCATATGTCGAATCAGCTCAAGATAGGCGATGTTTGTTTATTTGAACTAGATCGTTCCACTGCTCTTGGAAGTCCCAGTAATGCCGTCATGAATGTTCAAGTCATGTCAAACAATATTCCATCGACTTCCTGA
- the LOC113722759 gene encoding B3 domain-containing protein REM5-like: MWNHQHSMRNHLSRSKKDTTVQEKDARKGGRITINGLTLQDPSIECRGRDHTSVSGNKMRSGCATNNQQGESRVISRFFKFIAPDFEAELRLSPRFCRELYEKIPEQAFLESRKGFREVTIGKRSNGLLTLGGEGWKSFIHDHELKFGDFMVFEHTGGMVFKTYVFDPSACEKDYSSAGSENLTTNKVPCAQPLTLPNVAGIKEEEAEGAVGPYNPHFRITINRSNLRRNVLTIPSKFVKSKYLNQKTSVTLRNASGGEWQVKLAAYRTGSKAAYYTKVVMAKGWGDFHMSNQLKIGDVCLFELDRSTALGSPSNAVMNVQVMSNNIPSTS; the protein is encoded by the exons ATGTGGAATCATCAACACAGCATGCGAAATCATCTTTCGAGAAGCAAGAAGGATACAACAGTCCAGGagaaagatgcaagaaaaggCGGGAGGATAACTATCAATGGCTTGACACTGCAAGACCCGTCAATAGAGTGCAGAGGCAGAGACCACACAAGTGTCTCCGGCAACAAAATGAGAAGTGGTTGTGCAACAAATAATCAGCAG GGAGAATCTCGAGTTATCAGTCGCTTCTTCAAATTCATAGCACCTGACTTCGAAGCAGAACTG AGGCTTTCTCCACGTTTCTGTAGGGAGCTGTATGAAAAGATTCCAGAGCAAGCGTTTCTAGAAAGCCGCAAAGGGTTTCGGGAAGTTACAATAGGCAAACGCAGCAACGGGCTACTAACCCTCGGCGGGGAGGGTTGGAAGAGTTTCATCCATGATCATGAACTAAAATTTGGAGATTTTATGGTTTTTGAACATACTGGTGGGATGGTGTTCAAAACATACGTATTTGACCCTAGTGCTTGTGAGAAGGACTACTCTTCTGCGGGTTCTGAGAACTTGACAACAAACAAAGTACCTTGTGCTCAACCTCTTACTCTTCCCAATGTTGCAGGCATCAAGG AGGAGGAAGCGGAGGGAGCAGTAGGGCCTTATAATCCCCACTTCCGTATAACAATAAATCGAAGTAATCTCCGCCGCAACGTCTTG ACTATCCCTTCAAAATTTGTGAAGTCCAAGTATCTGAATCAGAAAACTAGCGTGACCCTCCGGAATGCTTCTGGAGGTGAATGGCAAGTGAAACTTGCAGCTTATAGAACTGGCTCTAAAGCTGCTTATTATACAAAAGTTGTCATGGCAAAAGGCTGGGGTGACTTTCATATGTCGAATCAGCTCAAGATAGGCGATGTTTGTTTATTTGAACTAGATCGTTCCACTGCTCTTGGAAGTCCCAGTAATGCAGTCATGAATGTTCAAGTCATGTCAAACAATATTCCATCGACTTCCTGA
- the LOC140006847 gene encoding B3 domain-containing protein REM5-like: MWNHQHSMRNHLSRSKKDTTVHEKDAKKGGRITINGLTLQDPSIECRGRDHTSVSGSKMRSGCATNNQQGESRVISRFFKFIAPDFEAELRLSPRFCRELYEKIPEQAFLESRKGFREVTIGKRSNGLLTLGGEGWKSFIHDHELKFGDFMVFEHTGGMVFKTYVFDPSACEKDYSSAGSENLTTNKVPCAQPLTLPNVAGIKEEEAEGAVGPYNPHFRITINRSNLRRNVLTIPSKFVKSKYLNQKTSVTLRNASGGEWQVKLAAYRTGSKAAYYTKVVMAKGWGDFHMSNQLKIGDVCLFELDRSTALGSPSNAVMNVQVMSNNIPSTS; encoded by the exons ATGTGGAATCATCAACACAGCATGCGAAATCATCTTTCGAGAAGCAAGAAGGATACAACAGTCCATGAGAAAGATGCAAAAAAAGGCGGGAGGATAACTATCAATGGCTTGACACTGCAAGACCCGTCAATAGAGTGCAGAGGCAGAGACCACACAAGTGTCTCCGGCAGCAAAATGAGAAGTGGTTGTGCAACAAATAATCAGCAG GGAGAATCTCGAGTTATCAGTCGCTTCTTCAAATTCATAGCACCTGACTTCGAAGCAGAACTG AGGCTTTCTCCACGTTTCTGTAGGGAGCTGTATGAAAAGATTCCAGAGCAAGCGTTTCTAGAAAGCCGCAAAGGGTTTCGGGAAGTTACAATAGGCAAACGCAGCAACGGGCTACTAACCCTCGGCGGGGAGGGTTGGAAGAGTTTCATCCATGATCATGAACTAAAATTTGGAGATTTTATGGTTTTTGAACATACTGGTGGGATGGTGTTCAAAACATACGTATTTGACCCTAGTGCTTGTGAGAAGGACTACTCTTCTGCGGGTTCTGAGAACTTGACAACAAACAAAGTACCTTGTGCTCAACCTCTTACTCTTCCCAATGTTGCAGGCATCAAGG AGGAGGAAGCGGAGGGAGCAGTAGGGCCTTATAATCCCCACTTCCGTATAACAATAAATCGAAGTAATCTCCGCCGCAACGTCTTG ACTATCCCTTCAAAATTTGTGAAGTCCAAGTATCTGAATCAGAAAACTAGCGTGACCCTCCGGAATGCTTCTGGAGGTGAATGGCAAGTGAAACTTGCAGCTTATAGAACTGGCTCTAAAGCTGCTTATTATACAAAAGTTGTCATGGCAAAAGGCTGGGGTGACTTTCATATGTCGAATCAGCTCAAGATAGGCGATGTTTGTTTATTTGAACTAGATCGTTCCACTGCTCTTGGAAGTCCCAGTAATGCAGTCATGAATGTTCAAGTCATGTCAAACAATATTCCATCGACTTCCTGA